A stretch of the Lactuca sativa cultivar Salinas chromosome 9, Lsat_Salinas_v11, whole genome shotgun sequence genome encodes the following:
- the LOC128128945 gene encoding secreted RxLR effector protein 161-like, with the protein MIITGDDHGGIDSLKHDLSYRFVMKDLGLLCYFLGAGLSDNRTVDTPRETNARYSPTNGVPLSDPNLYRTVVESLVYLTVTRPNIAHVVHVVSQFVTVPTFAHWGDVLRILRYLCGTQFQTLVFPSTSSLELRVYSDAYWDSDCHDHKSTTGFCVFLGESLISWKTKKHDVVSRSSTEAEHRVMVVTTCEFIWLLYLLADM; encoded by the exons atgATTATTACTGGTGATGACCATGGTGGTATTGATTCTTTGAAGCATGATCTATCTTATCGATTTGTTATGAAGGATTTGGGCTTGTTGTGTTATTTCTTGG GGGCGGGCCTCTCTGACAATCGGACCGTTGATACTCCTCGTGAAACCAATGCACGATACTCTCCTACTAATGGTGTTCCTTTGTCCGATCCGAATCTTTATCGTACTGTTGTGGAAAGTTTGGTTTATCTCACAGTTACTCGTCCAAATATTGCTCATGTTGTTCATGTTGTCAGTCAGTTTGTTACTGTTCCTACCTTTGCTCATTGGGGAGATGTACTCCGTATTTTGAGATATCTATGTGGCACTCAATTTCAGACCCTCGTGTTTCCCTCGACGTCTTCTCTTGAGTTACGTGTCTATAGTGATGCTTATTGGGATAGCGATTGTCATGATCATAAATCCACCACCGGATTTTGCGTATTTCTTGGAGAGTCTCTCATTTCATGGAAGACCAAGAAACATGACGTTGTCTCTAGATCTTCCACGGAGGCTGAACATCGTGTTATGGTTGTAACTACATGTGAGTTTATCTGGCTACTGTATCTACTTGCGGATATGTGA